A part of Myxococcales bacterium genomic DNA contains:
- the scpB gene encoding SMC-Scp complex subunit ScpB — protein MNTEKTDDSQLSLEPLPDLEPLLEALIFASRNPMSIEKMVEVLQAADINAQAKDVRHALKFLRERWESTERTLGRGLVLKDMAGGLVFATAPEHALVVKKIVAQKPLQLSKAQVEVLSIVAYRQPLTRVDIDEIRGVDSSFALKKLMQLKLLKILGKSEGLGRPLLYGTTKEFLEFFSLNSLNDLPTLKQYESLSAGEETDEIDLSSENVSLKDLFAEAKKSPMFSAEVERLSEEALKSLDEALLKANDVEKKTPVKE, from the coding sequence ATGAACACAGAAAAGACTGATGATTCGCAGCTTTCCCTTGAGCCTTTGCCTGATTTGGAGCCCTTGCTTGAAGCACTGATTTTTGCAAGTCGCAATCCTATGAGTATTGAAAAAATGGTGGAGGTTTTACAGGCTGCGGATATAAATGCTCAAGCAAAGGATGTCCGTCACGCCTTGAAGTTTTTACGGGAACGGTGGGAAAGTACTGAGCGCACACTAGGGCGAGGGTTGGTGCTGAAAGATATGGCAGGAGGTTTAGTTTTCGCTACTGCTCCTGAACATGCTTTGGTAGTAAAAAAGATCGTGGCGCAAAAGCCGCTGCAATTGAGCAAAGCACAAGTAGAAGTTTTATCTATCGTGGCTTATCGCCAGCCTTTAACACGGGTTGATATAGATGAAATCAGAGGAGTAGACAGTTCCTTTGCTCTCAAAAAGCTCATGCAGCTTAAGTTGTTGAAAATACTAGGAAAATCTGAAGGTCTTGGCAGACCGCTTCTCTATGGTACAACCAAAGAATTCCTGGAGTTTTTTTCCTTAAACTCACTGAATGATTTGCCTACGCTCAAGCAGTATGAGTCTTTAAGTGCTGGTGAAGAAACTGATGAGATTGACCTTAGTTCTGAGAATGTAAGTCTAAAAGATTTATTTGCCGAAGCAAAAAAATCCCCAATGTTTTCAGCTGAAGTTGAGCGTCTAAGCGAGGAAGCCTTGAAGAGTTTGGATGAGGCTTTGCTTAAAGCAAATGATGTAGAAAAGAAGACCCCAGTGAAAGAATAA
- a CDS encoding ribonuclease HII, giving the protein MNCAVRKHVFKNAKISREWQRLRSISMDSSFDPYDSRMILGVDEAGRGPLAGPVVAAGVVLDRHQSISGLDDSKKLTQKKREQLFLEIQERALVTAICEIDAAQIDSINILQATFLAMKNVVLKIQTKIKFDVVLVDGNKTIPGQFEAPQQAIIKGDSLVPSIMAASILAKVHRDRLMEGFDKKFPGYGFAQHKGYGTKIHMEALDRLGPCAIHRQSFAPVRTMRLL; this is encoded by the coding sequence GTGAATTGCGCGGTAAGAAAGCACGTATTCAAGAACGCAAAGATTTCTCGAGAATGGCAAAGGCTTAGATCTATCTCTATGGATTCAAGCTTCGATCCATACGATTCGCGCATGATTTTAGGTGTCGATGAGGCGGGTCGTGGTCCTTTGGCAGGTCCGGTGGTGGCGGCAGGCGTTGTGCTTGACCGCCATCAGTCAATTAGTGGGCTTGATGATTCAAAAAAACTTACACAAAAAAAACGCGAGCAGCTTTTTTTAGAGATTCAAGAGCGTGCGTTGGTTACGGCCATCTGTGAAATTGATGCCGCTCAGATCGACAGCATCAATATTTTGCAGGCAACCTTTCTTGCCATGAAAAATGTTGTGCTCAAAATACAGACAAAAATAAAATTTGATGTGGTGCTTGTAGATGGCAATAAAACCATACCTGGCCAATTTGAAGCGCCGCAACAGGCCATCATCAAAGGCGATTCCTTGGTGCCGAGTATCATGGCCGCATCAATCTTAGCCAAAGTTCATCGTGATCGACTCATGGAGGGCTTTGATAAAAAATTTCCTGGTTATGGCTTTGCTCAGCACAAAGGTTATGGCACCAAGATTCATATGGAAGCCCTCGATAGATTAGGGCCCTGCGCCATTCATAGGCAGAGCTTTGCGCCAGTAAGAACTATGAGATTGCTATGA
- a CDS encoding segregation/condensation protein A, producing the protein MNERKESLAMTSIEIGDTAVRVKARGRFCDKDALDFVPTPESLMLHIDTPNYDGPLDLLLHLIRKHSMDIFDIPIMLITTKYLEALDEMKKLNLDVAGEFLVMAATLAEIKSKMLLPKEEQIADGHDEAEEGVDPRSELIRRLLLYKSYQEASQELLKRPTLGQDIFYRHIDEEVEDEEQEEPEGEVTLAPIEIFQLVDKLATLLKKSEKHSIHTITRDRISVSARINELMDFCQLRTKFSFYDALRFFPIYERIDVIVTFLALLEMSRLKLLRLQVASVDDLVMTVRKENFYTLKGEMLGILNNSGESDEHRKD; encoded by the coding sequence ATGAATGAGCGTAAAGAATCATTGGCAATGACCAGTATTGAGATCGGTGATACGGCGGTACGCGTGAAAGCGCGTGGTCGATTCTGCGATAAAGACGCACTTGATTTTGTGCCTACGCCAGAGTCTCTTATGCTTCACATCGATACGCCCAACTATGACGGCCCGCTTGATCTTTTATTGCACCTTATTCGTAAACATTCGATGGATATTTTTGATATTCCTATAATGTTGATTACCACTAAATATCTTGAAGCTCTTGATGAGATGAAAAAACTCAATCTCGATGTTGCTGGAGAATTTTTAGTGATGGCTGCGACCTTGGCCGAAATAAAAAGCAAGATGTTGCTGCCTAAAGAAGAGCAAATAGCTGATGGGCACGATGAGGCAGAAGAGGGGGTAGATCCTCGGAGCGAATTAATTAGGCGTTTGCTGCTTTACAAGAGTTACCAAGAGGCAAGCCAAGAATTATTGAAACGTCCCACCTTGGGCCAAGATATTTTTTATCGGCACATTGATGAAGAAGTGGAAGATGAAGAGCAAGAAGAGCCAGAAGGCGAAGTGACTCTCGCGCCCATCGAAATTTTTCAGTTGGTGGATAAGCTTGCGACTTTGTTAAAAAAATCTGAAAAACACAGCATTCATACTATTACAAGAGATCGTATTAGCGTGTCTGCGCGCATTAACGAGTTGATGGATTTTTGTCAGCTTAGAACCAAGTTTAGCTTTTATGATGCCTTAAGATTTTTCCCTATTTATGAGCGGATTGATGTCATTGTGACATTTTTAGCTTTGCTCGAAATGTCGCGGCTAAAATTACTGCGCCTTCAAGTTGCCTCGGTGGATGATTTGGTCATGACGGTAAGAAAGGAAAATTTTTATACGCTGAAAGGAGAAATGCTTGGCATTTTGAATAATTCTGGAGAATCGGATGAACACAGAAAAGACTGA
- the rsmI gene encoding 16S rRNA (cytidine(1402)-2'-O)-methyltransferase, with protein sequence MNKLKIIATPIGNLGDISSRAISSISSADVILAEDTRSARKLISFLGINLKSQSRIISCHAQIEEQRAHVVEECLKANEQVVLLSDAGCPVISDPGSLLVQAVVKAGFEVEVIPGPSAQSAAIMGAGIDTTRFAFLGFLPKKNSQRKKLFQSTAACGLALVIYESPLRVKNLLDDLFEALGPRRVVVARELTKVFETFHRGVLGQELKPSLVEKGECVVIVEAQDVERSVSNDEKESVVELIKKRSEQAFRTKDIVKELVDNFNIKKNQAYDMVIEYQSSKKEPLS encoded by the coding sequence ATGAATAAACTCAAAATTATTGCAACCCCAATCGGAAACTTGGGTGATATTTCCTCCAGGGCAATATCAAGCATAAGTTCAGCCGATGTTATTTTGGCAGAAGATACCCGTTCGGCTCGTAAGCTCATAAGTTTTTTGGGAATTAATTTAAAGTCTCAAAGTAGAATTATTTCCTGTCATGCTCAAATAGAAGAGCAGCGGGCTCATGTGGTGGAAGAGTGCCTTAAGGCAAATGAACAGGTAGTTTTGCTGTCTGATGCAGGTTGTCCTGTTATTAGCGATCCTGGCTCTTTATTGGTGCAAGCGGTAGTGAAAGCTGGTTTTGAGGTAGAGGTTATTCCTGGACCTTCGGCTCAAAGTGCTGCCATAATGGGAGCCGGTATCGATACGACTCGTTTCGCTTTTTTGGGGTTTTTGCCAAAAAAAAATAGTCAGAGAAAAAAGTTGTTTCAATCAACAGCAGCATGCGGGCTTGCTTTGGTTATCTACGAATCTCCTCTACGGGTCAAAAATTTACTAGATGATTTATTTGAAGCGTTGGGCCCTAGGCGGGTTGTAGTTGCGAGAGAGCTCACCAAAGTGTTTGAAACCTTTCATCGTGGAGTTTTAGGGCAGGAGTTAAAACCGTCACTCGTGGAAAAGGGTGAATGCGTTGTGATTGTTGAGGCTCAGGATGTTGAACGGTCCGTCTCTAACGATGAGAAAGAGTCAGTAGTAGAGCTGATAAAAAAAAGAAGCGAACAAGCTTTTAGGACCAAAGATATAGTTAAAGAACTAGTGGATAATTTCAATATCAAAAAAAATCAGGCCTATGACATGGTAATAGAATACCAGAGCTCTAAAAAAGAGCCGTTATCCTAA
- a CDS encoding YraN family protein — translation MSRKRGQDYEIHAARYLEKQGYAVVARNVSYVFGEIDIIAKDKKTLVFVEVKYRKNDSVSAPFEAVTRSKQRKIIKAAQAYLQNLSFMSDCRFDVISMTGSETTFKIEHIKDAFWDEG, via the coding sequence ATGAGCAGAAAACGTGGGCAGGATTATGAAATCCATGCGGCGCGTTATTTAGAAAAACAGGGGTATGCTGTAGTTGCTCGCAATGTGAGCTATGTTTTTGGTGAGATAGATATCATCGCCAAAGATAAAAAGACACTGGTTTTCGTTGAAGTAAAATATCGCAAAAATGACTCTGTGAGTGCGCCCTTTGAAGCGGTTACAAGATCAAAACAAAGAAAAATTATTAAAGCCGCTCAGGCTTATTTACAAAATCTTTCCTTCATGTCCGATTGTCGTTTTGATGTCATATCCATGACAGGATCAGAGACAACGTTTAAAATCGAGCATATAAAGGATGCATTTTGGGATGAGGGCTGA
- a CDS encoding phosphoribosylformylglycinamidine cyclo-ligase: MTTLTYQDAGVDITFADQNIRNLPSSRSHSQNVISSPNDFAALFSLKDLRKKFDEPVLVTSTDGVGTKVLAAIECEAYEGLGQDLVAMCANDILTKGAHPLFFLDYFASSNLKNVPFSKLIHSMVIACDEINCALVGGETAEMPSMYENKHFDLAGFIVGIAERSQLLGSHLVEEGDCIIGIGSSGLHSNGYSLVRKIMFEKLKHKANDVLWQNEKYISTVADELLRPTTLYHKCIMALKDCGVNLHALAHITGGGLFGNVSRVIPHGLCAQLDLSSHKVPPIFSYLQNNGPVDQSEMLRTFNMGIGMVAIINKKHKNLALDTIKEYNINCIEIGKITLSKEDKRCTIKM; this comes from the coding sequence GTGACCACACTCACCTACCAAGATGCTGGTGTTGATATCACTTTTGCGGACCAAAATATCAGAAATTTACCAAGCAGTCGTTCTCATAGCCAAAACGTTATATCAAGCCCCAATGATTTTGCAGCCCTATTTTCTCTTAAGGACTTGCGAAAAAAATTTGATGAGCCCGTTCTCGTCACTAGTACCGATGGTGTTGGCACCAAAGTGCTTGCTGCCATTGAATGCGAAGCATACGAAGGGCTTGGTCAGGATCTCGTAGCCATGTGCGCCAATGATATTCTCACCAAAGGTGCTCATCCACTTTTTTTTCTTGATTATTTTGCATCTTCCAACCTTAAGAATGTGCCTTTCTCAAAGCTGATACACTCAATGGTAATCGCGTGCGATGAAATCAACTGCGCTCTTGTTGGAGGAGAAACTGCAGAAATGCCATCCATGTATGAAAATAAACATTTTGATTTGGCAGGTTTTATTGTTGGAATTGCTGAGCGTTCGCAACTTTTGGGTAGTCATCTGGTAGAAGAAGGCGATTGCATTATCGGAATTGGCTCGTCTGGTTTGCACTCCAACGGCTACTCCCTTGTTCGAAAAATCATGTTTGAAAAACTTAAACACAAAGCTAACGACGTTTTGTGGCAGAACGAAAAATATATTTCAACCGTAGCGGATGAGCTTCTTAGACCCACTACCCTCTACCACAAGTGCATCATGGCGTTGAAAGATTGTGGAGTCAATCTTCATGCTTTGGCTCATATCACAGGAGGCGGACTTTTTGGCAACGTGAGTCGCGTCATTCCCCATGGATTGTGCGCTCAACTAGATTTAAGCTCCCACAAAGTTCCTCCCATTTTTTCCTACCTTCAAAACAATGGCCCCGTCGATCAGTCTGAAATGCTCAGAACTTTTAATATGGGTATCGGTATGGTTGCCATAATAAATAAAAAACACAAAAACTTAGCACTCGACACCATAAAAGAATACAATATCAACTGCATAGAAATAGGCAAAATAACACTTTCAAAAGAAGACAAACGATGCACAATAAAAATGTAA
- a CDS encoding aminotransferase class I/II-fold pyridoxal phosphate-dependent enzyme, with product MFKGIDLFSDTATRPSDVMKQAMFDAPLGDEQLGEDLTTKKLEEVMAKKLGLSAALFLPSATMANQIAVKLHTEAGDEVIGYESSHVFNAEAGAMAFHSHVQARMVPSENGFFGAADIKKRYREKVLYNSPRTSLLVVENTTNAGGGQAWPLEKLKEVTECAKDLRLKTHLDGSRIFNASVKSGCSLSQLAHGFNSVTICFSKALGCPAGACLVFEEEHFHRVRRLKQMFGGSLRQSGMFAAAALFALDHHVDDIALDHQKASILAEGFSKIPAIKLKHQQPSTNMIFFSLNDGYDANNFYQRALEKGLRFSYFAYNQFRAVTHRDVSMEDISQAVKIVEKILI from the coding sequence ATGTTTAAGGGCATTGATCTTTTTTCTGATACAGCAACCAGGCCTTCAGATGTCATGAAACAGGCAATGTTTGATGCACCTTTGGGAGATGAACAGCTGGGAGAAGATCTTACCACCAAAAAACTTGAAGAGGTCATGGCAAAAAAGCTTGGCCTCAGTGCTGCTTTGTTTCTCCCGTCAGCCACGATGGCTAATCAGATTGCCGTAAAACTTCATACCGAAGCAGGAGATGAAGTTATCGGCTATGAAAGTAGCCATGTTTTTAATGCAGAGGCTGGAGCAATGGCTTTTCATTCTCACGTGCAGGCCAGGATGGTTCCAAGTGAAAATGGGTTTTTTGGTGCCGCTGATATAAAAAAACGCTACCGTGAAAAAGTACTCTACAATTCCCCACGCACTTCTTTGCTTGTGGTGGAAAACACAACCAATGCTGGTGGAGGTCAGGCATGGCCTTTGGAAAAGCTCAAAGAAGTGACCGAGTGCGCCAAAGATTTACGACTTAAAACTCACTTAGACGGTTCACGTATTTTTAATGCATCGGTTAAGAGCGGCTGCTCTTTAAGCCAACTCGCTCATGGTTTTAATAGTGTCACTATTTGTTTTTCTAAGGCTTTGGGATGCCCTGCAGGTGCATGTCTTGTTTTTGAGGAAGAACATTTCCATAGAGTTCGCAGACTCAAACAGATGTTTGGTGGATCTCTAAGGCAAAGCGGTATGTTTGCAGCAGCAGCGCTTTTTGCTTTGGATCATCATGTAGATGATATTGCGCTTGATCATCAAAAAGCTTCAATATTGGCTGAAGGATTTTCTAAAATTCCTGCCATAAAACTAAAACATCAGCAGCCTTCAACAAATATGATCTTTTTTTCCTTAAACGATGGTTATGATGCGAATAATTTTTATCAGCGCGCTTTAGAGAAGGGTTTACGCTTTTCATACTTTGCTTACAACCAATTTCGTGCTGTGACGCATCGCGATGTCTCTATGGAAGATATTAGTCAAGCAGTTAAAATCGTTGAGAAAATTTTAATTTAA
- the rplS gene encoding 50S ribosomal protein L19 has product MSAPSIIQKIEAANVRSDYPNFRIGDTIRVFFRISEGDKERTQVFEGVLIAHRRGGNRASIRVRKISFGDGVERVFPLASPRIEKIELAQTGRVRRAKLYYLRELRGKKARIQERKDFSRMAKA; this is encoded by the coding sequence ATGTCAGCACCTAGCATTATTCAAAAGATCGAAGCAGCCAATGTGCGTTCGGATTATCCTAATTTTCGTATCGGTGATACCATCCGAGTATTCTTTCGCATTTCAGAAGGCGATAAAGAGCGAACCCAGGTTTTTGAAGGTGTTTTGATCGCTCACCGTCGCGGTGGTAATCGCGCTTCTATTCGTGTGCGCAAAATCAGTTTTGGTGATGGTGTTGAGCGTGTATTTCCTTTGGCAAGCCCCCGTATAGAAAAGATTGAGCTTGCTCAAACCGGTCGTGTGCGCCGAGCAAAACTTTACTACTTGCGTGAATTGCGCGGTAAGAAAGCACGTATTCAAGAACGCAAAGATTTCTCGAGAATGGCAAAGGCTTAG
- a CDS encoding rRNA pseudouridine synthase, with translation MVVERIQKVLARSNVASRRRVEEMILEGRIRLNGKKVCKLGILVDSEKDVVHVNGQAVPLMAEHNQEKIYILLNKPPQVVTTLKDNFNRKTVLHLLPEYKDVRIFPIGRLDYDAQGALLLTNDGELSQKLLHPKYKCKKTYLVKVKGVPKEEDIEKLRRGIYLEDGPTGKSEIEFHRATKHNCWLKVTLTSGKYRQIKRMFFRIENPVMRILRTDFAGIQLSKLEVGKHRQLNKNEIMLLKG, from the coding sequence ATGGTAGTCGAGAGAATACAAAAAGTTTTAGCACGATCAAATGTAGCTTCACGTCGTCGTGTAGAAGAGATGATCCTTGAAGGGCGCATTCGTTTGAATGGAAAAAAAGTTTGCAAGCTCGGTATATTGGTAGACTCAGAAAAAGATGTCGTACATGTAAATGGGCAAGCGGTGCCATTGATGGCAGAGCACAATCAAGAAAAAATTTATATTTTATTAAATAAGCCTCCTCAAGTTGTAACAACTTTAAAAGATAATTTTAATCGCAAAACAGTCTTGCATTTACTGCCTGAATATAAAGATGTGCGCATCTTTCCTATTGGGCGATTAGATTATGATGCTCAGGGAGCTTTACTGCTCACCAATGACGGAGAGCTTTCACAAAAGTTATTGCATCCCAAATATAAATGTAAAAAAACCTATTTGGTGAAAGTAAAAGGTGTGCCAAAAGAAGAAGATATCGAAAAGCTAAGACGTGGTATCTATTTGGAAGATGGCCCTACTGGAAAATCTGAAATTGAATTCCATCGTGCCACTAAACACAATTGCTGGCTTAAGGTGACACTCACCTCCGGAAAATATCGCCAAATCAAACGGATGTTCTTTCGCATAGAAAACCCTGTGATGCGGATTTTGCGTACTGATTTTGCCGGCATTCAATTGAGCAAACTTGAAGTAGGTAAGCACCGACAATTGAATAAAAATGAGATCATGTTACTAAAAGGGTAG
- a CDS encoding N-acetylmuramoyl-L-alanine amidase produces MSVIFVKIYCLILFAVIVVSSSCVSLKNSPSSSSKNIISAVSGRVIIDAGHGGEDAGAVGTLGLKEKDVSLDIALRIRRWLRKIMPKVDVVLTRKTDSFVSLEERVKTANSKGGDLFLSLHINSSDDKDASGFELYSLDVASNAHADRLANRENKSGGNGSHALKFVLADLRASANRAESDQLAALISRGLHAQLPKVIPSQKLNNRGYNQALFYVLFVRMPAVLSEIFFISNTQEERMLADRKVREHIARGMVLGIKKYLENRVIRAQK; encoded by the coding sequence GTAAAAATATATTGTTTAATACTTTTTGCAGTGATTGTGGTTTCAAGTTCATGTGTAAGTTTAAAAAATTCCCCAAGCTCATCTTCGAAAAATATTATTTCTGCTGTGAGTGGCAGAGTGATTATTGATGCAGGCCACGGTGGTGAAGACGCAGGTGCTGTAGGCACATTAGGATTAAAAGAAAAAGATGTAAGTTTGGATATTGCATTACGGATTCGTCGCTGGCTGAGAAAAATTATGCCTAAAGTTGATGTGGTCTTGACGAGAAAAACCGATAGCTTCGTTTCTCTTGAAGAGAGGGTCAAAACTGCAAATAGTAAAGGTGGCGACTTATTTTTATCATTGCATATCAATTCCAGCGATGACAAAGATGCCTCTGGCTTTGAACTCTATAGTCTTGATGTTGCAAGTAACGCTCATGCCGATCGTTTAGCTAATCGAGAAAATAAATCTGGAGGCAATGGCTCCCACGCTCTAAAGTTTGTGCTCGCTGATTTAAGAGCCAGTGCAAATAGGGCAGAAAGCGATCAACTTGCAGCACTCATTTCGCGCGGATTACATGCGCAATTACCCAAGGTGATACCTTCTCAAAAACTCAATAACCGCGGCTACAATCAAGCACTTTTTTATGTGCTTTTTGTGAGAATGCCTGCAGTATTAAGTGAAATATTTTTTATATCGAATACTCAGGAAGAGCGAATGCTTGCCGATAGAAAAGTTAGAGAACATATTGCGCGAGGAATGGTTTTAGGAATTAAAAAATATTTAGAAAATCGTGTAATTCGGGCACAAAAATGA
- a CDS encoding CDP-alcohol phosphatidyltransferase family protein: MRITANQVTMARIFLLPIPSYMLIYGDAVDWWIAFALFIILGTTDFIDGLMARKEGPTRLGSLLDPVADKIFVTAIILSMIALEIFPAWVASALLSRELLMTALRSSVAFRREQIKTSKLGKLKTIIQMGGFGTIFLTIVLPYGIFTLVCLGLSLPFITVAFIYRLKKKTIPFWVLPVFCAFFLVGIIAYFVSKETILALQMGVIISITWISAIDYVTGSYKLFRRTGINQKDWARIMWAIVHGLFVAPLVAYFPIMVIPLLVSMSLEFGLGGIDNIAVSEKYVFSSWPFWLSAASGLLFALWLNAHLLLQWPAQPLYLSIALAIVSSLICGFNFGRHVELFKKTLL, from the coding sequence GTGCGTATTACTGCCAATCAAGTCACGATGGCTCGGATTTTTTTGTTACCCATACCTTCCTATATGTTGATTTATGGCGATGCCGTTGACTGGTGGATAGCGTTTGCACTTTTTATTATTTTGGGAACCACAGACTTTATTGATGGTTTGATGGCTCGCAAGGAAGGCCCTACGCGTCTAGGTTCATTGCTCGATCCCGTGGCTGATAAAATTTTTGTGACAGCTATTATTCTGAGCATGATAGCCTTGGAGATTTTTCCTGCCTGGGTTGCTAGTGCATTATTGAGTCGCGAGCTTTTGATGACCGCGTTACGCTCATCGGTAGCATTTAGGCGGGAGCAAATTAAAACCAGTAAGCTGGGCAAACTCAAAACCATTATTCAGATGGGTGGTTTTGGTACAATTTTTTTAACAATTGTTTTGCCTTATGGCATTTTTACTTTGGTGTGCTTAGGTCTTTCTTTGCCATTTATCACAGTTGCTTTTATCTATCGCTTGAAAAAGAAAACAATACCATTTTGGGTATTGCCCGTTTTTTGTGCTTTCTTTTTAGTGGGAATTATAGCCTATTTTGTAAGCAAGGAGACTATCCTAGCTCTACAGATGGGAGTCATTATTTCTATTACTTGGATTTCAGCCATCGACTATGTGACAGGAAGCTATAAACTTTTTAGGCGCACTGGCATCAATCAAAAAGACTGGGCAAGAATTATGTGGGCGATAGTTCATGGTCTATTTGTTGCGCCTTTGGTGGCATACTTTCCCATTATGGTTATTCCGCTTTTGGTGAGTATGTCGCTGGAATTTGGTCTTGGTGGTATTGATAACATTGCTGTTAGCGAGAAATATGTTTTTAGCTCATGGCCATTTTGGCTTTCTGCTGCGAGTGGACTCCTTTTTGCTTTGTGGCTGAATGCTCACTTGCTTTTGCAATGGCCAGCGCAACCGCTTTATTTATCAATAGCACTTGCCATTGTTAGTTCCCTCATCTGTGGCTTCAATTTTGGCCGCCATGTTGAACTTTTCAAAAAGACACTGCTTTAA
- the xerD gene encoding site-specific tyrosine recombinase XerD: MNVDKQFDFFLEQFLSYSKVERALSYNTIISYSRDLRFFFNFLNQQGVHTVQEVMRDHITQFCAERTKLDISAKSLHRALCALRRFFLFLRKEGKIVDNPAQDIYLPKVESTLPHTVSVKNIDSILAQPNNFSSRGQRDAAIIGVLYATGLRVSELISLKLSDIDVDLGFLRIIGKGQKERLVPLNEKALSLLEAYLGDARVRLLGQRQSELLFIRKHGLGLSRQSVWKIIKKYAQLAGLGNDLSPHQLRHSFATHLLEGGINLRALQLLLGHADLATTEIYTHVDKKHLTALYDKHHPRSKLRKKTKEQA; encoded by the coding sequence ATGAATGTTGATAAGCAATTTGATTTTTTTTTGGAACAATTTTTAAGTTACAGCAAAGTCGAAAGAGCTTTGTCTTACAATACAATTATTTCTTATTCGCGCGACCTGCGATTTTTTTTCAATTTTCTAAATCAGCAAGGGGTACACACTGTACAGGAGGTGATGCGCGATCATATCACTCAATTTTGTGCTGAAAGAACTAAACTAGACATTTCTGCCAAGAGTTTGCATAGGGCTTTATGTGCCCTACGACGATTTTTCTTGTTTTTAAGGAAAGAGGGGAAAATTGTTGATAATCCAGCGCAAGATATTTATTTGCCAAAAGTTGAGAGTACGCTTCCTCACACTGTTTCTGTAAAAAACATTGACTCAATATTGGCGCAGCCAAATAATTTTAGTTCTCGCGGTCAAAGAGATGCTGCAATAATCGGTGTGCTCTATGCAACGGGCTTGCGTGTTTCTGAGCTTATAAGCTTAAAGTTGAGCGATATTGATGTTGATTTAGGTTTTTTGCGCATAATCGGTAAAGGTCAAAAAGAAAGGCTTGTGCCCTTGAATGAGAAAGCCTTGTCATTGCTTGAAGCATATTTGGGGGATGCGCGAGTGAGGTTGCTTGGGCAAAGACAATCGGAATTATTATTTATTCGCAAACACGGTTTGGGTCTTTCTCGCCAGTCTGTTTGGAAAATTATTAAGAAATACGCTCAATTAGCTGGGCTGGGAAATGATTTATCGCCCCACCAGTTGCGTCATAGTTTTGCTACCCACTTGCTAGAAGGCGGTATTAATTTAAGAGCCTTGCAGCTTTTGTTGGGGCACGCAGACTTGGCGACAACTGAAATTTATACCCATGTTGATAAAAAACATTTGACTGCTCTTTACGATAAGCACCATCCCCGGTCTAAACTGAGGAAGAAGACAAAGGAGCAGGCTTAG
- the purN gene encoding phosphoribosylglycinamide formyltransferase, giving the protein MHNKNVIFKIAQAINYSGNDFKIGVLVSGGGSNLQSLIDFSKTPAAHYKVAAVISNASDNIALERAQKAGIPHRRIHHKDFAKKEDFEVEMIHFLEQEEVHLIVLAGFLRVLSSTFVNYFYNRIINLHPSLLPKFPGLHAIRQALEAKESVSGCTVHLVDQGLDTGEIIAQSSCPIEPSDSRDKLDQKIHRLEHQLLPRIVNEIAQTTRSQLS; this is encoded by the coding sequence ATGCACAATAAAAATGTAATTTTTAAAATCGCTCAGGCAATAAATTACTCTGGAAATGATTTTAAAATAGGCGTTTTGGTCTCTGGTGGGGGAAGTAACCTACAATCTCTCATAGATTTTTCAAAAACCCCCGCCGCACACTACAAAGTTGCTGCAGTAATCTCTAATGCATCTGATAATATTGCGCTGGAGCGCGCCCAAAAGGCAGGTATTCCGCACCGCCGTATCCATCACAAAGACTTTGCCAAAAAAGAAGATTTTGAAGTTGAAATGATACATTTTTTGGAGCAGGAAGAGGTGCATTTGATCGTGCTCGCAGGATTTTTGCGCGTACTTTCTAGCACATTTGTCAATTATTTTTATAATCGCATAATAAACTTGCACCCTTCGCTTCTGCCAAAATTTCCAGGACTGCACGCCATAAGACAGGCACTTGAAGCCAAGGAATCAGTTTCTGGGTGCACAGTTCATTTGGTTGATCAAGGGCTTGATACAGGCGAAATTATCGCTCAAAGCTCATGCCCAATAGAGCCAAGTGATAGCCGAGATAAGCTCGATCAAAAAATCCATCGACTGGAACATCAGCTTTTACCGCGCATAGTAAATGAAATTGCTCAAACAACACGATCACAACTTTCTTAG